A portion of the Candida dubliniensis CD36 chromosome R, complete sequence genome contains these proteins:
- a CDS encoding ICE2 protein homologue, putative (Similar to S. cerevisiae ICE2) produces the protein MPIIKTISRSIRAILATLYLVLIILTIPLAFDVGGVNCGLAYSLTTLVIYFILTTIRILTHKSKYFQWISMIYYCQHFFIPSLLTYFLSYYSHSHNHNHNHNHGYSDDNKFNPIMIWRLVLINSTPIFTILEGFCSLLLIQAMGQTMSWLTIYKSDSWLIISLIGSGSIITASFYFLYRIYVLPFNIDMFSASLLGSILTTTMGLGLFGIISGKGSMIESSLLFAYIVKCIYETFPILSEAASKALANLFMLTTQNLKKEIPKIPPSILNPISEVIPFITSTLPSSFKGVWKFLIMAIKTLTLPLLLNLAYRIGVFYAATKIIPSLYQSVSYPLVTPPKTPQSGSSRQPSSVSLSSFKEVSSSTTTTTTTSVSEIEKSGKLKLKTKNSFRLKPPHHQPPSVIIRLIYAYSPCLIIAVYTHLMLSYNGELGTELKLWPLWSTSSSSSSNSNSNSNGWDNDIQLIVHPWQFWNWINMGTTLILYAAELSSNDNSSGGGNSLTSHWKVE, from the coding sequence ATGCCCATAATCAAAACTATATCTCGATCAATTAGAGCAATACTTGCGACTCTTTATCTtgtattaataattcttaCTATTCCATTAGCATTTGATGTTGGAGGAGTCAATTGTGGATTAGCATATTCTTTAACAACATTagtaatatattttatattaacTACAATTAGAATATTAACTCATAAAAGTAAATATTTCCAATGGATTTctatgatttattattgtcaacatttttttattcctAGTTTATTAACTTATTTTTTAAGTTATTATAGTCATAgtcataatcataatcataatcataatcatgGTTAtagtgatgataataaatttaatccAATAATGATTTGGAGATTagtattaattaattcaactCCTATTTTCACAATTTTAGAAGGATTTtgttcattattattaattcaagCCATGGGACAAACCATGAGTTGGTTaacaatttataaatcTGATTCTTGGTTAATAATATCTCTTATAGGAAGTGGATCAATTATAACTGcatcattttattttttatatcGAATTTATGTTTTACcatttaatattgatatgtTTAGTGCTTCATTATTAGGATCAATTTTAACTACAACTATGGGATTAGGATTATTTGGAATTATTAGTGGTAAAGGTTCAATGAttgaatcatcattattatttgcttATATTGTTAAATGTATTTATGAAACTTTCCCAATATTATCTGAAGCTGCTTCTAAAGCTTTAgctaatttatttatgtTAACTActcaaaatttgaaaaaagaaattcctAAAATTCCTCCATCTATTTTAAATCCAATATCTGAAGTGATTCCATTTATTACATCAACTTTACCTTCTTCATTTAAAGGAGtttggaaatttttaattatggCTATAAAAACTTTAACTTTacctttattattaaatttagcTTATAGAATTGGAGTATTTTATGCTGCCACAAAAATTATCCCAAGTTTATATCAATCAGTATCTTATCCTTTAGTGACACCTCCAAAAACTCCCCAATCAGGATCATCACGTCAACCTTCAAGTGTATCATTATCAAGTTTCAAAGAagtatcatcatcaacaacaacaacaacaacaacttcagtatcagaaatagaaaaatctgggaaattgaaattaaaaacgAAAAATTCTTTCCGTCTTAAACCTCCTCATCATCAACCACCATCAGTTATTATACGACTAATATATGCTTATTCTCCATGTTTAATAATTGCTGTTTATACTCATTTAATGTTATCATATAATGGAGAATTAGGTACTGAATTAAAACTTTGGCCCCTTTGGAgtactagtagtagtagtagtagtaatagtaatagtaatagtaatggTTGGGATAAtgatattcaattaattgttcaTCCTTGGCaattttggaattggaTTAATATGGGAACAACTTTAATTCTTTATGCTGCTGAATTACTGagtaatgataattcttctggtggtggtaatagTTTAACTAGTCATTGGAAAGTAGAATAA
- a CDS encoding major facilitator superfamily (MFS) transporter, putative (Similar to S. cerevisiae SEO1), whose translation MSFFTEPISRLKWGIFPTRRIVDEDEHGNFIDPDTIVVNPSFSDNTDSDTNSDTVSSTTGSKKLESKEATQLISTNNPNPSPATATAPAPPVVVLEYRDEKNRPWWKFFDEYEYRVTSNVKSKRKWYKWFHEDDTPEERRVIMKIDILLTFYSLAAYFVKYLDQSNLTNAYIGGMQEGLNMKGNDFVNTGVMFSVGNIIFQIPFMYIVYALPLNYVLPALDLGWSILTICLYKSGNVHGLKTLRFFIGAFEAPSYLAYHALFASWFKGSTGEIARRAGFYYLGQYLGVLTSGLLSGAIVRHLDGVNGHAAWQWIFIIDGIISIVIGIIGFYMIPGTPQDCYSIFLTDEEIRIARRRMKSDQKDAKPRENVVKYFFNKNIWKKIFSSWHFYVLSLWNIFCWNNSNASSGAYALWLRTLKDNTGNLRFKGGKLQDYTALTPGLGLIWLILASGFADLLGSRWGAILFTQVFNILGNVLLAVWYIPEKAKWFAWCMQYFGWAMAPVLYSWQGDICRRDIRERQVVLVSMNILAQQSTAWIAVLVWKTVEAPRFLKGYTFTACSAFALSVWTMVVLWLYKREERANAKANGIILYDSSKEDLEQVQLQVQAEANIIDSKSEKL comes from the coding sequence ATGTCATTTTTCACAGAACCAATATCAAGATTGAAATGGGGGATTTTCccaacaagaagaattgttgatgaagatgaacaTGGAAATTTCATAGATCCGGACACAATTGTTGTCAATCCTTCCTTCTCTGATAACACTGATTCTGATACAAATTCCGATACTgtatcatcaacaacaggTTCGAAAAAACTTGAAAGTAAAGAAGCAACACAATTAATATCTACCAATAACCCTAACCCTTCCCCTGCTACTGCTACTGCTCCTGCTCCtcctgttgttgttttagaATATcgtgatgaaaaaaatcgTCCATGGTGGAAATTTTttgatgaatatgaatatcGAGTCACTAGTAATGTTAAATcgaaaagaaaatggtATAAATGGTTTCATGAAGATGATACTCCTGAAGAACGTCGAGttataatgaaaattgatattttattaacaTTTTATTCTTTAGCAGCTTATTTTGTTAAATATCTTGATCAACTGAATTTAACTAATGCTTATATTGGTGGAATGCAAGAAGGTCTTAATATGAAAGGTAATGATTTTGTTAATACAGGAGTAATGTTTTCTGTTGGTAATataattttccaaattCCATTTATGTATATTGTTTATGCTCTCCCATTAAATTATGTTTTACCAGCATTAGATCTTGGTTGGTCAATTTTAACTATATGTTTATATAAATCAGGAAATGTTCATGGATTGAAAACTCTTAGATTTTTCATTGGAGCTTTTGAAGCCCCTTCATATCTTGCTTATCATGCTTTATTTGCTTCATGGTTTAAAGGAAGTACAGGAGAAATTGCTCGTAGAGCAGgattttattatcttgGACAATATCTTGGAGTTTTAACTTCAGGACTTTTATCAGGAGCTATTGTTAGACATTTAGATGGTGTTAATGGTCATGCTGCTTGGCAATggattttcattattgatgGGATAAtttctattgttattggtaTTATTGGATTTTATATGATTCCTGGAACTCCACAAGATTGTTatagtatttttttaactgatgaagaaattagaaTTGCTAGAAGAAGAATGAAATCTGATCAAAAAGATGCTAAACCAAGAGAAAATGTtgttaaatatttttttaataaaaatatttggaaaaaaatttttagtTCATGGCATTTTTATGTTTTATCTTTATGgaatattttttgttggaaTAATTCTAATGCTAGTTCTGGTGCTTATGCATTATGGTTAAGAACTCTTAAAGATAATACTGGGAATTTAAGATTTAAAGGAGGGAAATTACAAGATTATACTGCTTTAACTCCAGGTTTAGGTTTAATATGGTTGATTTTAGCTAGTGGTTTTGCTGATTTATTAGGATCTCGATGGGGTGCTATTTTATTTACTCAAGTATTTAATATTCTTGGTAATGTATTATTAGCAGTATGGTATATCCCAGAGAAAGCAAAATGGTTTGCTTGGTGTATGCAATATTTTGGTTGGGCCATGGCTCCAGTATTATATTCATGGCAAGGAGATATTTGTCGAAGAGATATTCGTGAAAGACAAGTGGTTTTAGTATCAATGAATATTCTTGCTCAACAATCAACAGCATGGATTGCTGTTCTTGTTTGGAAAACCGTTGAAGCACCAAGGTTTTTGAAAGGTTATACTTTTACTGCTTGTAGCGCCTTTGCCTTATCAGTTTGGACAATGGTGGTATTATGGCTTTATAAACGTGAAGAAAGAGCAAATGCAAAAGCTAATGGTATTATTCTTTATGATTCATCTAAAGAAGATTTGGAACAAGTACAATTACAAGTACAAGCTGAAGCAAATATTATAGATTCCAAATCCGAGAAATTATAA